In Listeria monocytogenes, the following proteins share a genomic window:
- a CDS encoding bifunctional riboflavin kinase/FAD synthetase encodes MKTIYLHHPITTDEWTSIKKVMALGFFDGVHLGHQAVIKKAKQIAEQKGLQTAVLTFDPHPSVVLSNIRKQVKYLTPLEDKAEKMAELGVDIMYVVRFTTQFSELSPQSFVDNYLVALNVEHVVAGFDYSYGKKGEGKMTDLAQYADGRFEVTIVDKQTAASDKISSTNIRRAITEGELEEANQLLGYPYTTKGTVIHGDKRGRTIGFPTANIRVNEDYLIPKLGVYAVKFRVNGETHLGMASIGYNITFKDDQALSIEVYILDFHREIYGEEAEIEWYQFFRPELKFNGVEGLIAQLEKDEQDTRAYFADLED; translated from the coding sequence ATGAAGACGATATACTTACATCATCCGATTACAACAGATGAATGGACTAGCATAAAAAAAGTAATGGCGCTTGGCTTTTTCGATGGCGTGCATTTAGGTCATCAAGCAGTCATTAAAAAAGCGAAACAAATTGCCGAACAAAAAGGCCTTCAAACAGCAGTATTAACTTTTGATCCGCACCCGTCTGTCGTTTTAAGCAATATCCGCAAACAAGTAAAATATCTTACACCACTTGAAGATAAAGCGGAAAAAATGGCTGAGCTTGGCGTAGATATTATGTATGTAGTCCGCTTTACTACGCAATTTTCCGAATTATCACCGCAATCTTTTGTCGATAATTACTTAGTCGCTTTAAATGTGGAACATGTGGTAGCTGGTTTCGATTATTCTTACGGTAAAAAAGGCGAAGGTAAAATGACTGATTTGGCTCAATATGCTGATGGTCGTTTTGAAGTTACGATTGTTGATAAACAAACTGCTGCAAGTGATAAAATTAGCTCGACAAATATCAGACGTGCGATTACAGAAGGTGAGCTAGAAGAAGCAAATCAACTACTAGGCTATCCATATACAACGAAAGGAACCGTCATTCACGGAGATAAACGCGGTAGAACAATTGGTTTTCCAACAGCGAATATCCGTGTAAATGAAGATTACTTGATTCCAAAGCTTGGTGTCTATGCAGTGAAATTCCGCGTGAACGGGGAAACTCATTTGGGGATGGCTAGCATTGGCTACAATATCACGTTTAAAGACGATCAAGCGCTGTCCATTGAAGTGTATATTCTAGATTTTCACCGCGAAATTTACGGCGAAGAAGCAGAGATTGAATGGTATCAATTTTTCCGTCCAGAACTTAAATTTAACGGCGTAGAAGGTTTGATTGCTCAGTTAGAAAAAGACGAACAAGATACAAGAGCTTATTTTGCGGATTTAGAAGATTAA
- the rpsO gene encoding 30S ribosomal protein S15, which produces MALTQERKNEIIAEYRVHDTDTGSPEVQIAVLTAEINSLNEHVRVHKKDHHSYRGLMKMVGHRRNLLTYLRKKDVQRYRELIKRLGLRR; this is translated from the coding sequence ATGGCTTTAACTCAAGAACGCAAAAATGAAATTATTGCAGAGTACCGTGTCCATGATACAGATACTGGTTCACCAGAAGTACAAATCGCTGTATTAACTGCTGAAATCAATAGCTTAAATGAACACGTTCGCGTACACAAAAAAGATCATCACTCTTACCGTGGATTAATGAAAATGGTAGGTCACCGTCGTAACCTATTAACTTACCTACGTAAAAAAGATGTTCAACGTTACCGCGAACTTATCAAACGTTTAGGTTTACGTCGATAA
- the pnp gene encoding polyribonucleotide nucleotidyltransferase translates to MSEKQVFSTEWAGKTLSVEVGQLAKQASGAALIRYGDTVVLTAAVGSKKPRPGDFFPLTVNYEEKMYSVGKVPGGFLKREGRPSDRATLTARLIDRPIRPLFAEGFRNEVQITSTVFSVDQDCSPEMAAMLGSSVALVISDIPFEGPIAGVDVGRIDGKYVINPTIEQAEKSDISLTVAGTYDAINMVEAGAKEVSEEAMLEAIMFGHEEIKRLCEFQQQIIAAVGKEKREIELFVSDPELEAEVKAASEGKMKAAIKTEEKKAREAAIEEVKEEILESYKAKELENEAEILGEVAHILEMIEKDEMRRLISQDKIRPDGRKVNEIRPLSSEVGMLPRVHGSGLFTRGQTQALSVCTLAPLREHQIIDGLGTEEYKRFMHHYNFPQFSVGETGPRRAPGRREIGHGALGERALQYVIPSEEEFPYTIRLVSEVLESNGSSSQASICGSTLAMLDAGVPIKAPVAGIAMGLVKLGDDYTILSDIQGMEDHFGDMDFKVAGTKDGITALQMDIKIDGLSRQILDEALTQAKEGRLHILEHLTSTISAPREELSAYAPKIITLNIKPEKIKDVIGPGGKQINAIIDETGVKIDIEQDGTVYIASQDQAMNRKAIAIIEDIVREVEVGEVYTGKVRRIEKFGAFVELFKGTDGLVHISELAHERVGKVEDILKLGDEVTVKVIEVDQQGRVNLSRKALLEKKEQPEGDKKPQAEKKFYPKTKKPESK, encoded by the coding sequence ATGTCTGAAAAACAAGTGTTTTCAACAGAATGGGCAGGTAAAACATTATCTGTTGAAGTAGGTCAATTAGCAAAACAAGCAAGTGGAGCAGCATTAATTCGTTACGGAGATACGGTCGTTTTAACAGCGGCAGTAGGTTCTAAAAAACCACGTCCAGGCGACTTTTTCCCATTAACAGTTAACTATGAAGAAAAAATGTACTCCGTTGGTAAAGTTCCCGGTGGATTCTTAAAACGTGAAGGACGTCCAAGTGACCGTGCAACATTAACAGCACGCCTAATTGACCGTCCAATCCGTCCATTATTTGCAGAAGGTTTCCGTAATGAAGTTCAAATTACATCTACTGTATTCAGTGTGGATCAAGATTGTTCTCCAGAAATGGCAGCAATGCTTGGCTCTTCTGTTGCATTAGTTATTTCCGATATTCCATTTGAAGGACCAATCGCTGGTGTGGATGTTGGCCGTATTGACGGAAAATACGTTATCAACCCAACTATCGAACAAGCAGAAAAAAGTGATATTAGCTTAACCGTTGCAGGAACTTATGATGCAATCAACATGGTAGAAGCTGGAGCAAAAGAAGTTTCAGAAGAAGCAATGCTTGAAGCAATCATGTTTGGTCACGAAGAAATTAAACGTCTTTGTGAATTCCAACAACAAATTATCGCTGCAGTTGGTAAAGAAAAACGCGAAATCGAACTTTTCGTAAGCGATCCTGAACTTGAAGCAGAAGTAAAAGCAGCAAGTGAAGGTAAAATGAAAGCAGCTATCAAAACAGAAGAGAAAAAAGCACGTGAAGCTGCTATTGAAGAAGTAAAAGAAGAAATTTTAGAAAGCTATAAAGCAAAAGAATTAGAAAATGAAGCAGAAATTCTTGGTGAAGTAGCTCATATTCTTGAAATGATTGAAAAAGACGAAATGCGTCGTTTAATTTCTCAAGATAAAATCCGTCCAGATGGTCGTAAAGTAAACGAAATTCGTCCACTTTCTTCTGAAGTTGGTATGCTTCCTCGTGTCCATGGCTCTGGTTTATTCACTCGTGGCCAAACACAAGCTCTAAGTGTATGTACACTGGCACCGCTTCGTGAACACCAAATCATTGATGGTTTAGGGACAGAAGAATACAAACGTTTTATGCATCATTATAACTTCCCACAATTTAGTGTTGGGGAAACAGGTCCTCGTCGTGCTCCAGGCCGTCGTGAAATCGGTCATGGTGCGTTAGGTGAACGTGCGTTACAATATGTTATTCCTTCCGAAGAGGAATTCCCGTACACAATCCGTCTAGTATCAGAAGTGCTTGAATCAAACGGATCTAGTTCTCAAGCAAGTATTTGTGGTTCTACACTTGCAATGCTTGATGCTGGTGTTCCAATTAAAGCGCCAGTTGCAGGTATCGCAATGGGTCTTGTAAAACTTGGCGATGATTACACAATTCTTTCTGATATCCAAGGTATGGAAGATCACTTTGGCGATATGGACTTTAAAGTTGCTGGAACAAAAGATGGTATCACAGCACTTCAAATGGACATCAAAATTGATGGCTTAAGCCGCCAAATTTTGGACGAAGCACTAACACAAGCAAAAGAAGGGCGCCTACACATTCTAGAACACTTAACTAGCACTATTAGCGCGCCACGTGAAGAACTTTCTGCTTATGCTCCAAAAATCATTACACTTAACATCAAACCTGAGAAAATCAAAGATGTTATCGGACCTGGTGGAAAACAAATCAATGCAATTATTGATGAAACTGGCGTAAAAATTGATATCGAACAAGATGGTACAGTATACATTGCTTCTCAAGATCAAGCAATGAACCGTAAAGCAATTGCTATCATCGAAGACATCGTTCGTGAAGTAGAAGTGGGAGAAGTTTACACTGGTAAAGTTCGTCGTATCGAAAAATTTGGCGCATTTGTTGAATTATTCAAAGGTACAGATGGCTTAGTTCACATTTCTGAATTAGCACATGAACGTGTTGGTAAAGTAGAAGATATCCTAAAACTAGGTGATGAAGTTACTGTTAAAGTTATCGAAGTAGACCAACAAGGTCGCGTTAACTTATCACGTAAAGCTTTGCTTGAGAAAAAAGAACAACCAGAAGGCGATAAAAAACCACAAGCAGAGAAAAAATTCTATCCTAAAACGAAAAAACCAGAATCTAAATAA
- the rsgA gene encoding ribosome small subunit-dependent GTPase A: MTLEQYGFTNFFKEQKIAATSSYGRVTAVFRDYYRVITENEEFLASLKRGNFYELSSTSLPAVGDFVEVSSDAQILSVLERKTVFSRMNKDSEEQLIAANFDYALIVMSLNHDFNLNRLERYLTVAWDSGATPIIILTKADLVEDLTAYAQQLETVAYGVPAYYVDNLSHRGFEALERDLKPNSTLVLLGSSGVGKSSFINSLAGTDLMKTAGIREDDSKGKHTTTHREMHLLTNGWIVIDTPGMREFGVGFNQAGLETTFSDVEELAEGCRFHDCSHTQEPGCAVQAALEDGTLTMQHYENWLKLQREMAYHARKNSPALARQERDRWKVIQKSLRTHLKTRPKK; this comes from the coding sequence TTGACATTAGAACAATACGGTTTTACAAATTTTTTTAAAGAACAAAAGATAGCTGCTACCTCCTCTTATGGTAGAGTTACGGCGGTATTTAGAGATTATTATCGCGTTATTACGGAGAATGAAGAATTTTTAGCATCATTGAAACGTGGAAATTTTTATGAACTATCCTCTACTTCCCTTCCCGCTGTTGGTGATTTTGTAGAGGTCAGTAGTGATGCCCAAATACTCTCTGTACTTGAGCGTAAAACGGTCTTTTCTCGGATGAATAAAGATTCAGAAGAACAATTGATTGCAGCGAATTTTGATTATGCTCTCATTGTGATGAGTTTGAATCATGACTTTAATTTGAATCGATTAGAGCGTTATTTGACGGTTGCTTGGGATAGTGGTGCAACACCGATTATCATTTTAACAAAAGCAGATTTAGTGGAGGATTTAACAGCCTATGCTCAGCAGCTCGAGACAGTTGCTTATGGCGTTCCAGCATACTATGTGGATAATTTATCACATCGTGGTTTTGAAGCTTTAGAACGCGATTTAAAGCCGAATAGTACGCTTGTTTTGCTTGGCTCTTCTGGTGTCGGAAAATCTTCTTTTATTAATTCGCTTGCAGGTACTGATTTAATGAAAACTGCTGGTATCCGCGAAGATGATAGTAAAGGAAAACATACGACGACACATAGAGAAATGCATTTGCTTACGAATGGGTGGATTGTGATAGATACACCTGGAATGCGTGAATTCGGTGTTGGTTTTAACCAAGCTGGATTAGAAACCACTTTCTCGGATGTAGAGGAATTGGCTGAAGGATGTCGTTTTCACGATTGCTCTCATACACAAGAACCAGGTTGCGCTGTCCAAGCAGCATTAGAAGATGGCACCTTAACTATGCAACACTACGAAAATTGGTTGAAATTGCAGCGAGAAATGGCTTATCACGCCCGAAAAAATAGCCCTGCTCTCGCAAGACAAGAACGTGATCGCTGGAAAGTTATTCAAAAATCACTTCGGACACATTTAAAAACACGTCCAAAAAAATAG
- a CDS encoding endolytic transglycosylase MltG translates to MKKNLRMLALGFLISAVVLLVYNQFFSTQTKADETKATSTKTGSDENSSTWKTKYEKLLAQQEMDKAAETEAKKKAEADAKKKAEEAKKVKSYTLTISKGDPSSKAGDELHANGIVKNSSEFDKYLRDNNYEKYIRDGSYTLKSDMSYETIAKILTHKN, encoded by the coding sequence GTGAAGAAAAACTTACGGATGTTGGCACTAGGTTTCTTAATATCTGCCGTTGTCTTACTGGTGTATAATCAGTTTTTTTCAACTCAGACCAAAGCAGATGAAACAAAAGCCACATCAACAAAAACTGGTTCTGATGAAAACTCAAGTACATGGAAAACCAAATATGAAAAATTATTAGCTCAGCAAGAAATGGACAAAGCAGCGGAAACAGAAGCAAAGAAAAAAGCAGAAGCCGATGCTAAAAAGAAAGCGGAAGAAGCAAAGAAAGTAAAAAGTTATACTTTAACGATTTCTAAAGGAGATCCTTCTTCTAAAGCTGGTGATGAACTTCATGCAAACGGTATTGTTAAAAATTCCTCGGAGTTCGATAAATACTTACGAGATAATAATTACGAAAAATACATTCGTGATGGTAGCTATACCCTCAAAAGCGACATGAGCTATGAAACTATCGCAAAAATTTTAACACATAAAAACTAA
- the rpmG gene encoding 50S ribosomal protein L33 produces MRVNITLECTECGDRNYITTKNKRENPERIELKKYCPRLRRVTLHRETK; encoded by the coding sequence ATGCGCGTTAATATTACTTTAGAATGCACTGAATGCGGTGATCGTAATTACATCACTACTAAAAATAAGCGTGAAAATCCGGAACGTATTGAATTAAAAAAATATTGTCCAAGATTACGCCGTGTAACTTTACACCGCGAAACTAAGTAA
- a CDS encoding 5-formyltetrahydrofolate cyclo-ligase, with protein MEDKRLLREQVLRNLNSIDRVEHRERSIKLAEKLFLLPEWKNAKVVGITLARHPEIETEAIILQAKKEGKTVLIPKTYYPSRKMEFKKMDSVHPLIKSKFGILEPNELAETVDKKVIDLLIVPGVVFNKEHYRIGFGGGFYDRFLTDFQGQTVSLYLYEQQIAFTPETHDKPVSILIGG; from the coding sequence ATGGAAGATAAACGCCTACTACGCGAGCAAGTTTTACGGAATTTGAATAGCATTGATAGAGTGGAACATCGCGAACGTTCTATTAAATTAGCAGAAAAACTATTTTTATTACCAGAATGGAAAAACGCAAAGGTTGTTGGTATTACATTAGCAAGACACCCTGAAATTGAAACGGAAGCAATCATCCTTCAAGCAAAAAAAGAAGGAAAAACCGTTTTAATCCCAAAAACATACTATCCCAGCAGGAAAATGGAATTTAAAAAAATGGATTCTGTACATCCTTTAATAAAATCTAAGTTTGGTATTTTAGAACCAAATGAATTAGCGGAAACAGTAGATAAGAAAGTCATTGATTTATTAATCGTTCCTGGAGTTGTTTTTAATAAAGAACATTATAGAATTGGTTTTGGTGGGGGATTTTATGATAGATTCCTAACGGATTTTCAAGGGCAAACAGTATCTTTGTATCTTTATGAACAACAAATAGCGTTTACACCTGAAACACATGATAAACCAGTTTCTATCCTAATTGGAGGATAA
- a CDS encoding rhomboid family intramembrane serine protease has protein sequence MSFQEQYVFWRLTNYFLGVEKYRLIHLHEEKQELWLENTSQKKRPVIRIQMKELSWANVVERDVTHTLHVTENLRKQMGRLKLPLVNIYITPFEPMGDISPFFGHSIASPNEKVKLENILLANEQMREHLDILIKTLELPEEAFVLPTEITKELVAKEREQVIAYITTKVNEEQKVARNSKPIVTYTFLGLLVAAFLWLSFQGGTTNSFNLIKWGGKFNPLIYAGEWWRFISPIFLHSGLMHLASNAVMLYIVGAWAERIYGKWRYVLILLLGGICGNIASFALNMNLSVGASTAVFAVMGALLYLVVLKPNLYAKTIGVSIASLVAINLLIDVFSSQIDIAGHIGGLVGGFLLAGALSLPKQFFHWRRLAYGISLFAVAILFLYFGYQKGEQPYDPMQANVAVQQYLQEQNKKEATKITDNLISSGSADGYSFTYASSIALQDKQVDKAEAMAKEAINIDKDIPEAHYYLSVCYRIKGDMPNAIKEANSAREFSSNPFFDSYYDELEKIKE, from the coding sequence TTGAGCTTCCAAGAACAATATGTCTTCTGGCGCCTAACTAATTATTTCTTGGGTGTTGAAAAATACCGTTTAATCCATCTTCATGAGGAGAAACAAGAACTTTGGTTGGAAAATACAAGCCAGAAAAAAAGACCAGTCATCCGTATTCAGATGAAAGAATTAAGTTGGGCTAATGTGGTGGAACGCGATGTGACACACACTTTACATGTAACTGAAAATCTTCGTAAGCAAATGGGGCGTTTAAAATTGCCTCTTGTGAATATTTATATAACACCATTTGAACCAATGGGTGATATTTCGCCTTTTTTTGGACATTCAATCGCTTCTCCAAATGAAAAAGTGAAATTAGAAAATATTTTACTCGCGAACGAACAAATGAGAGAGCATCTAGATATACTTATTAAAACGTTAGAATTACCCGAAGAAGCGTTTGTTCTTCCAACCGAAATAACAAAAGAGCTAGTAGCGAAAGAGCGAGAGCAAGTAATTGCTTATATCACTACTAAAGTAAATGAAGAACAAAAAGTTGCTAGAAATTCCAAACCAATTGTTACGTATACATTCTTAGGGCTTTTAGTTGCAGCGTTTTTGTGGCTTTCTTTCCAAGGTGGAACGACCAATTCATTTAACTTAATTAAATGGGGCGGGAAATTTAATCCACTTATTTATGCCGGAGAATGGTGGCGCTTTATTTCACCAATTTTTCTTCATAGTGGATTAATGCATTTAGCTTCCAATGCAGTTATGCTATATATTGTTGGTGCATGGGCAGAGCGTATTTATGGTAAATGGCGCTATGTTCTAATTCTTCTCTTAGGAGGAATATGCGGGAACATAGCCAGTTTTGCACTAAACATGAATTTATCTGTTGGTGCGAGTACTGCCGTTTTTGCAGTAATGGGCGCGCTACTTTATTTGGTTGTTTTAAAACCGAATCTTTATGCAAAAACCATTGGTGTCAGCATTGCTTCACTTGTCGCAATCAATTTACTAATTGACGTATTTTCTAGTCAAATTGATATTGCTGGCCATATTGGTGGTTTAGTAGGTGGCTTTTTACTTGCAGGAGCATTGTCATTACCGAAGCAATTCTTTCATTGGCGCCGCCTCGCATATGGTATTTCACTTTTTGCTGTAGCTATTTTATTTTTGTATTTTGGCTACCAAAAAGGAGAACAACCATATGATCCGATGCAAGCTAACGTAGCAGTACAACAATATCTTCAAGAACAAAATAAAAAAGAAGCAACAAAAATTACCGATAATTTAATTTCTAGCGGAAGTGCGGATGGCTATTCGTTTACGTATGCTTCATCAATCGCTTTACAAGACAAGCAAGTAGATAAAGCAGAAGCGATGGCTAAAGAAGCAATTAATATCGACAAAGACATCCCAGAGGCTCATTATTATTTATCCGTTTGCTATAGAATAAAAGGCGATATGCCAAATGCAATTAAAGAAGCGAACAGCGCTAGAGAATTTTCAAGCAATCCATTTTTTGATTCTTATTACGATGAGTTAGAAAAAATCAAAGAATAA
- a CDS encoding YqgQ family protein, which translates to MKTVYEVAQLLRKHGIIVYLGKRQYDIEMMEYEITELFKHNILDRELFARARSILKQELIKEQRKNSSLN; encoded by the coding sequence GTGAAAACAGTTTATGAAGTTGCCCAATTACTTAGAAAGCATGGCATTATTGTTTATTTAGGAAAACGACAATACGACATCGAAATGATGGAATATGAGATTACAGAACTTTTTAAACATAATATTTTAGATAGAGAACTTTTTGCTAGAGCTAGAAGTATATTGAAACAGGAATTAATCAAAGAACAACGGAAAAATAGTAGTTTAAATTAA
- a CDS encoding ROK family glucokinase produces MNKKLIGVDLGGTTAKLAILTKEGDIEEKWTIDTNIEDKGAHIVKNIGDSINQKLTDLQLDNDIFYGIGMGTPGTVNYETGTVKGAYNLGWAEEQNVSQDLENITGLKIILDNDANVAALGERWKGAGEGGANVVFVTLGTGVGGGIFAEGKILHGIRGAAGEIGHVTVVPENGYDCTCGKKGCLETVASATGIVRVAKDLAKEYTGKSALKDAINNDETITSKLIFELGAEDDALANETIDKISFYLALALSHIGNMLNPEKIIIGGGVSAAGDQLLTPVKTYFETMVFPAVKESTKLSIATKGNDAGIIGAAWLALPSED; encoded by the coding sequence ATGAACAAAAAATTAATTGGTGTAGATTTAGGCGGGACAACAGCAAAATTAGCTATTTTAACAAAAGAAGGCGACATTGAAGAAAAATGGACAATTGATACAAATATTGAAGATAAAGGTGCCCACATTGTTAAAAATATTGGCGACTCTATCAATCAAAAATTAACAGATTTACAACTAGATAATGATATTTTTTACGGTATTGGAATGGGAACCCCAGGGACTGTTAATTATGAAACTGGTACAGTCAAAGGTGCTTATAACCTAGGTTGGGCTGAAGAACAAAATGTTAGTCAAGATTTAGAAAATATTACTGGTTTAAAAATCATATTAGATAATGATGCTAATGTTGCTGCTCTTGGTGAACGCTGGAAAGGCGCAGGCGAAGGTGGGGCTAATGTCGTTTTCGTAACACTTGGAACAGGCGTTGGCGGCGGAATTTTCGCAGAAGGCAAAATTTTACATGGTATTCGCGGAGCAGCTGGTGAAATTGGCCATGTAACAGTAGTTCCGGAAAACGGTTATGACTGTACTTGTGGTAAAAAGGGCTGTTTAGAAACTGTCGCATCAGCAACAGGAATCGTTCGAGTAGCGAAAGATTTAGCGAAAGAGTATACAGGTAAATCTGCGCTTAAAGATGCAATAAACAACGATGAAACAATTACTTCTAAATTGATTTTTGAACTAGGAGCAGAAGATGATGCTTTAGCAAATGAAACCATTGATAAAATTTCTTTCTATTTGGCATTAGCGCTTAGTCACATTGGTAATATGTTAAATCCAGAGAAAATTATTATCGGCGGTGGAGTTTCAGCGGCTGGCGACCAATTATTAACACCAGTAAAAACTTATTTTGAGACAATGGTTTTCCCGGCGGTTAAAGAATCTACTAAATTATCTATTGCGACAAAAGGGAATGACGCAGGGATAATCGGAGCCGCATGGTTAGCACTACCAAGTGAAGATTAA
- the comGF gene encoding competence type IV pilus minor pilin ComGF, with the protein MQKINWKKNVSFRNGSPAFTLLETILSITIILSISSLIPLFFQCYNKTIQFSNIDQTTEWQLFLIQTRLELEKATNIQIDGNKLSFSNGKDLITYSKYNDLVRRQVNGKGHEPLLTNVKDYQLIKKEKQLHLTVQDSNTQIYTSVFALPEVVSNP; encoded by the coding sequence GTGCAAAAAATAAATTGGAAGAAAAATGTATCTTTTAGAAATGGCTCACCTGCTTTCACTCTTCTTGAAACAATCTTGTCTATTACGATTATTTTAAGTATTAGCTCGCTCATTCCATTATTTTTTCAATGCTATAACAAGACTATCCAGTTTAGTAACATTGATCAGACAACAGAATGGCAACTTTTTCTCATTCAAACTCGTCTAGAATTAGAAAAAGCGACTAATATTCAGATTGATGGGAATAAGCTTTCTTTTAGTAATGGCAAAGATCTTATCACCTATTCCAAATATAATGATTTAGTTCGTCGACAAGTAAACGGAAAAGGACATGAACCATTGCTTACTAATGTGAAAGATTATCAATTAATCAAGAAAGAAAAACAACTTCATTTAACGGTGCAAGACTCTAATACCCAGATATATACATCTGTATTCGCATTACCAGAAGTGGTATCCAATCCATGA
- the comGE gene encoding competence type IV pilus minor pilin ComGE: MNKINGFSLVESMVSLLLFSMVCSFLLPTAMTIFEKIDYQKETSRVYQEIYEHSELLRHKSIPVNFKNERIQSFHYQGGIQICAKNKLEEKCIF, translated from the coding sequence TTGAATAAAATTAACGGATTCTCCTTAGTTGAAAGCATGGTTTCACTTCTCCTTTTTTCAATGGTTTGTAGTTTTCTATTACCCACAGCAATGACTATTTTTGAAAAAATAGACTATCAAAAAGAAACTAGCAGAGTCTATCAAGAAATTTACGAACATAGCGAACTATTACGGCACAAAAGCATTCCAGTTAACTTTAAGAATGAACGTATCCAAAGTTTCCATTATCAAGGAGGTATCCAAATTTGTGCAAAAAATAAATTGGAAGAAAAATGTATCTTTTAG
- the comGD gene encoding competence type IV pilus minor pilin ComGD, with product MKINGFTLLEMLLVLTISFTLITLTIFPISSTLSTLREKQLLEEIKATIYYAQINAVATKQDTFISFDPIRNQLITYTNSTTLAILPFSQTLTLTQPKIGNFRFSSTDGSINRFSTIHLTSSTNNYKLIFQIGKGRFRIE from the coding sequence ATGAAAATAAATGGATTTACTTTATTAGAAATGTTACTTGTACTAACTATCAGCTTTACACTAATCACATTAACTATCTTTCCTATTTCAAGTACATTATCCACGCTTAGGGAGAAACAACTACTAGAAGAAATAAAAGCCACCATCTACTACGCGCAAATAAATGCTGTAGCAACAAAGCAAGATACGTTTATTTCATTTGATCCAATCAGAAACCAACTCATCACCTATACTAATTCAACAACACTTGCTATCCTTCCATTCTCACAGACGTTAACTTTAACACAACCAAAAATAGGAAATTTTCGTTTTTCGAGTACAGATGGATCCATTAATCGTTTTTCAACAATTCACCTGACAAGTTCGACAAATAACTACAAGCTAATATTTCAAATCGGAAAGGGGCGTTTTAGAATTGAATAA
- the comGC gene encoding competence type IV pilus major pilin ComGC, giving the protein MFKKKIDWRDERGFTLVEMLIVLLVVSVLLLLTIPNIVSQSKSINDKGCEAFISMVQGQVQSYQLDKNSIPSVADLVSGGYLKANQKTCPNGNSIKIDSSGNVSEKK; this is encoded by the coding sequence ATGTTTAAAAAGAAAATTGATTGGCGAGATGAGCGAGGCTTTACTTTGGTAGAGATGTTAATTGTATTGTTAGTGGTTAGTGTTTTGTTACTCCTCACTATTCCAAATATAGTATCACAAAGTAAATCAATCAACGATAAAGGATGCGAGGCCTTTATTTCAATGGTTCAAGGTCAAGTTCAGTCCTACCAGTTAGATAAAAATTCAATCCCTTCTGTAGCTGATTTAGTAAGTGGAGGTTATCTAAAAGCTAACCAAAAAACTTGTCCTAATGGAAATAGTATCAAGATAGATAGCTCAGGAAATGTTTCTGAGAAAAAATGA